Proteins encoded in a region of the Schistocerca serialis cubense isolate TAMUIC-IGC-003099 chromosome 6, iqSchSeri2.2, whole genome shotgun sequence genome:
- the LOC126484988 gene encoding uncharacterized protein LOC126484988, whose amino-acid sequence MSKNSFDTLLQTVGPNITKQDTTWRKCIPPEERLSVTLRYLATGNSFRSLHYEYLLGATTIREIVKDTCEQLWQCLKPIHMAEKTEDDWKIIAKQFLDRTDFPNCIGAVDGKHVRLKKPADSGSEFYNYKNYFSTILLTVVDADYCFTVIDVGSYGANGDSNVFKKSNFYQKLKSNQLNIPNPQKLPQDEEGEPQPFNFVGDEAFALSRHILRPYSRKNLTVKQRVFNYRHCRARRMVECTLGILANKWRIFHRPMDVDVGFSDNHKSMLYSA is encoded by the exons ATGAGTAAGAATAGTTTTGATACACTGCTTCAGACAGTAGGACCGAATATAACAAAACAAGATACGACATGGAGGAAGTGTATACCACCTGAGGAGCgcttatcagtgactttgag ataccTTGCGACTGGAAATAGCTTTCGCTCATTACACTACGAATATCTACTGGGGGCCACTACAATCAGAGAAATTGTGAAGGATACATGCGAGCAGTTGTGGCAATGTCTAAAGCCTATTCATATGGCAGAAAAAACTGAAGATGATTGGAAGATTATTGCCAAACAGTTTTTAGACAGAACTGACTTTCCAAATTGCATTGGTGCTGTGGATGGGAAACATGTGAGACTGAAGAAGCCTGCTGACAGTGGCTCAGAGTtttataattacaaaaattatttttcgacAATACTTTTGACCGTAGTGGACGCTGACTATTGTTTCACTGTGATAGACGTGGGCTCGTACGGAGCCAATGGGGATTCTAATGTGTTCAAGAAATCCAACTTCTATCAAAAACTGAAATCTAATCAGTTAAACATTCCAAATCCTCAAAAATTACCACAAGACGAGGAAGGAGAGCCTCAACCTTTTAATTTTGTAGGAGATGAAGCATTTGCACTGTCTAGACATATTCTGCGGCCGTACTCGAGGAAAAACCTGACAGTGAAACAGCGTGTTTTTAATTATAGACATTGTCGTGCTCGAAGAATGGTGGAATGCACTTTGGGGATTTTGGCTAACAAATGGAGAATATTTCATCGACCTATGGATGTGGATGTTGGTTTTTCAGACAATCATAAAAGCATGTTGTATTCTGCATAA